A part of Geothrix oryzae genomic DNA contains:
- a CDS encoding CRISPR-associated ring nuclease, translating into MAWLVATMGTSPAVLTEAIWYLEQVEGLEVDRVTCIGTEASKTTAVAQIFTSEGPLDRLRRALDKPAEWLGAEGTLVWADEPLRASDNRNRAQALALDRACREVIRVAQEQGDGPVIACISGGRKTMSSSLQQAMTLLARPEDWAFHVLLQPDPDLPQEARKVLESGAYGFPDDPAHPHLVGKVRLDVFEIPIVRLRDFALGAGTRRLLEEDFITSLQRSVDEATAIPRLCLDLKTSRLELAWGDDQARDASTVLSDHQSLLLAGWIQAGGPIPRSSMAPAMEEVIVRLRDSGIIGIDEEEKLLGVVDAWVEPESKTIGPIQHELNDLIVNLHPALERFTIKSRWGRKPKAGQPQAGCFGFAEDVYAQGLISLRFGLSRR; encoded by the coding sequence ATGGCCTGGCTTGTGGCAACCATGGGCACCAGCCCGGCCGTTCTCACCGAAGCCATCTGGTACCTCGAACAGGTGGAAGGCCTGGAAGTGGACCGGGTGACCTGCATCGGGACCGAGGCCTCCAAGACCACGGCTGTGGCGCAGATCTTCACCTCTGAAGGCCCCCTGGACCGGCTGCGCAGGGCGTTGGACAAACCGGCCGAATGGCTCGGAGCTGAGGGCACCCTCGTCTGGGCCGATGAGCCCCTCCGGGCCAGTGACAACCGCAACCGGGCCCAGGCCCTGGCCCTGGACCGGGCCTGCCGGGAAGTGATCCGCGTAGCCCAGGAGCAGGGTGATGGCCCGGTGATCGCCTGCATCAGCGGTGGGCGCAAGACTATGTCCAGCTCCCTCCAGCAGGCCATGACGCTGCTTGCCCGACCGGAGGATTGGGCGTTCCATGTGCTGCTCCAACCGGATCCAGATCTCCCCCAGGAAGCAAGGAAGGTGCTGGAGAGTGGTGCCTACGGCTTTCCCGATGACCCGGCCCATCCCCATCTGGTTGGCAAAGTCCGGCTGGACGTCTTCGAAATCCCCATCGTGCGCCTGCGGGACTTCGCCCTGGGTGCGGGCACCAGGCGCCTCCTCGAGGAGGACTTCATCACCAGCCTCCAGAGATCCGTCGATGAGGCCACGGCCATCCCGCGCCTCTGCCTCGACCTGAAGACCAGCCGGCTGGAGTTGGCCTGGGGTGACGATCAGGCAAGGGACGCCAGCACAGTTCTATCGGACCATCAGAGCCTGCTCCTGGCGGGGTGGATCCAGGCCGGAGGACCGATCCCCCGCAGCTCCATGGCCCCAGCCATGGAGGAGGTCATCGTGAGGCTGCGCGACTCCGGAATCATCGGGATCGATGAGGAGGAGAAGCTCCTCGGAGTCGTGGATGCCTGGGTGGAACCCGAGAGCAAGACCATCGGCCCGATTCAGCATGAGCTCAATGACCTGATCGTGAACCTCCACCCGGCGCTGGAGCGCTTCACCATCAAAAGCCGCTGGGGCCGAAAGCCCAAGGCGGGCCAGCCCCAGGCCGGCTGTTTCGGCTTTGCCGAGGATGTCTATGCCCAGGGGCTGATCTCCCTCCGGTTCGGCCTCTCCCGACGATAG
- a CDS encoding DUF4145 domain-containing protein: protein MSNHVVLECIEKCLGLPGKSHSSNLTDDQCDSVRRRIRPEEYKRLPPVDIHLSIGHVKLIRAGQVIGAGAHPKEITELLPKDATAGSQPIESGTMPSKTVMPPSSGVGPGTAPKSSNSKQPSGVSLADLLAKFNRGPRETNESILESSLTEPHHVPQAFQTNQSPRQLKQEKPVQSVAITEGSGNVDSASVVPPPSQHSGHPSSLPSSNSKKTLELPPTGPPIKVDFVQGVAKSSSSQSNANNTQRAVPPLAEAQIKRNPDIRGTGLPGRMTNSKPSIQIPSWESITKQQQNDIKNYIDEINWHLKRQHIEDCARNLRILLELICDIFIIKPAFSSEKLKSQINDLLEFSIISKSDWKWFDEIRKDGNSACHPGKNREIADLDKKAIRIEDFITNWKKGYLFGPKTHPHPDHVSIRSARK from the coding sequence GTGAGCAACCATGTTGTGCTCGAATGCATCGAAAAGTGCCTTGGGCTTCCGGGCAAAAGCCATAGTTCCAATTTGACGGATGACCAATGCGATTCGGTTCGAAGACGAATCAGACCGGAGGAATATAAGAGACTCCCGCCGGTTGATATTCACCTTTCCATTGGTCATGTCAAACTTATACGTGCAGGGCAGGTAATAGGCGCGGGGGCACACCCCAAGGAAATTACAGAGCTTCTGCCGAAGGATGCAACAGCAGGATCCCAGCCAATCGAAAGTGGAACCATGCCTAGCAAGACTGTCATGCCTCCGTCGAGTGGGGTAGGACCGGGAACGGCCCCCAAGTCATCAAATTCAAAGCAGCCCAGTGGGGTTTCGCTGGCCGATTTGCTGGCAAAGTTCAATCGCGGGCCCCGAGAAACAAATGAGTCCATTCTAGAATCCAGCCTCACAGAACCACATCATGTCCCCCAGGCCTTCCAGACAAACCAGTCGCCCCGCCAACTCAAGCAAGAAAAGCCAGTCCAATCCGTGGCAATCACCGAGGGGTCTGGAAATGTGGATTCAGCATCCGTGGTGCCACCACCGTCTCAGCATTCTGGCCATCCGTCATCACTTCCCTCAAGCAATTCCAAGAAGACCCTGGAGCTCCCCCCGACTGGACCACCAATCAAGGTGGATTTTGTTCAGGGTGTGGCCAAAAGTTCAAGCTCGCAATCCAATGCAAATAATACTCAGCGAGCAGTGCCCCCACTTGCAGAAGCACAAATCAAGAGGAACCCGGATATCCGAGGGACTGGACTTCCCGGTAGGATGACAAACTCCAAGCCTTCTATTCAAATACCTAGTTGGGAATCCATCACAAAACAGCAACAGAACGATATCAAAAATTACATTGATGAGATCAACTGGCATCTAAAAAGACAGCATATAGAAGATTGCGCTCGAAATCTAAGAATCTTATTGGAATTAATTTGTGATATTTTTATCATTAAACCAGCATTTTCTTCAGAGAAACTCAAATCACAAATTAATGATTTACTTGAGTTTAGTATCATAAGTAAGTCAGATTGGAAGTGGTTCGATGAGATCAGGAAGGATGGAAACTCTGCGTGCCATCCTGGCAAGAATCGAGAAATCGCAGATTTAGACAAGAAAGCAATTAGAATTGAAGATTTTATAACAAATTGGAAAAAGGGCTATTTATTCGGCCCTAAAACACACCCCCATCCTGATCATGTAAGTATAAGAAGCGCTCGGAAATAG
- a CDS encoding type IV secretory system conjugative DNA transfer family protein — protein MVITSEGGKIPLPEACTLALLVFGRGDTETLATEACMEAYHRLAPLLITRLDYLSIYPIVDDSTLARVVLSLRGTNCLCISRRLERFELVNGDLERRPPLGFGSDRAENSRFKRRSEETALAVTHLFPWTPSHDNWQGLLEMFLEVPGSTLAIRFQGHSLAPESARLEARNALHNSDALVNGDNMRARSYLAEALRSESLGRVVAVEGPIMAMRVFLLSNQPLNEALVATVINAIDEASSPSGRNGAGALFRGGATVQPSNRNRVLEPMDSVDLVDCFGPREATSLLRTPMPSTGDLPGLPLERARTAPLGGISGTDVPLGINGFRSRFKEVALDADMRDRHIYILGQTGSGKSTLLSNMIIHDIHANRGVVVLDPHGQLVDDVLPHIPRERQDDIIIIDVEDVERPVGFNLLLIDEDDPATYRRGRDLILDDLYSYLRRSYNSDVFGPIFEMYFRAFMGLMLGAEKPSPGMTPNLSLLRLLFRDKGIRDHLLKQVEAHKDVALEAAIREAEGANGETALKNMAPYITSKFTRFTSDEVLRNLTCQNRMVDLASAIAEQKILLIKLGRGRIGDISAGLLASMVISRLRWAVMKRGAHKGPPIHVYADEFQSFADHRIGELLSEARKFGLRLTLAHQFAAQLPPEILQAVVGNVGTIIACRVGASDAESLERIFTPTFKRRDLVALPNFNAYVRSLGSLGQSPFSVILPPPPKAGDKALAADHINASRARYGRDLKTIQEEFQAVYERYQMCGMPILPLSEI, from the coding sequence ATGGTCATCACCTCCGAGGGAGGCAAGATCCCCCTTCCCGAGGCCTGCACCTTGGCGTTGCTGGTCTTCGGTCGGGGGGACACGGAAACCCTCGCCACGGAAGCCTGCATGGAGGCCTACCACAGGCTCGCACCCCTCCTGATCACCCGCCTGGATTACCTCAGCATCTACCCGATCGTCGATGATTCTACGCTGGCCAGGGTGGTCCTCTCATTGAGGGGTACCAACTGCCTCTGCATCTCCCGGCGACTGGAGCGCTTTGAATTGGTGAACGGCGATCTCGAGAGGCGGCCTCCTCTCGGATTCGGATCCGACCGCGCGGAGAATTCGCGCTTCAAGCGGCGCAGCGAGGAGACGGCCCTGGCGGTGACCCACTTGTTTCCCTGGACCCCCAGCCACGATAACTGGCAGGGATTGCTAGAAATGTTCCTGGAAGTCCCGGGATCCACGCTCGCCATCCGGTTCCAGGGGCACTCTCTTGCCCCAGAATCTGCGCGGCTGGAGGCCAGGAACGCTTTGCATAATTCCGATGCCCTTGTGAATGGAGACAATATGCGGGCGAGAAGCTACCTCGCAGAGGCGCTTCGCTCCGAAAGCCTTGGCCGGGTCGTTGCCGTGGAAGGGCCCATCATGGCCATGAGGGTCTTTCTTCTGTCCAATCAACCGCTCAACGAAGCCCTCGTGGCCACGGTCATCAACGCCATTGATGAAGCATCCAGTCCCTCCGGTCGCAACGGTGCCGGGGCTCTCTTCAGGGGCGGGGCAACGGTCCAGCCATCCAACCGGAACCGCGTCCTCGAACCGATGGATTCCGTAGATCTGGTGGATTGTTTCGGCCCCAGAGAAGCCACATCCCTGCTTCGCACCCCCATGCCCTCCACAGGAGACCTGCCTGGGCTCCCCCTTGAACGCGCTCGTACAGCGCCCCTAGGCGGCATATCTGGGACGGATGTGCCACTGGGCATCAATGGCTTCCGGAGTCGATTCAAAGAGGTGGCGCTGGACGCGGACATGCGAGATCGCCACATCTATATTCTTGGACAGACGGGGAGTGGGAAATCCACTCTTCTTTCCAACATGATCATCCATGACATCCACGCCAATCGGGGAGTCGTGGTTCTGGACCCCCACGGCCAGCTGGTCGATGATGTGCTACCGCACATCCCCCGGGAACGGCAGGACGACATCATCATCATCGATGTGGAGGATGTGGAGCGCCCTGTCGGTTTCAATTTGTTGTTGATTGACGAGGATGATCCCGCCACCTACCGCCGCGGCAGAGATCTGATCCTGGACGACCTGTATTCATACCTCAGGCGCAGTTACAACTCCGATGTCTTTGGCCCCATTTTCGAAATGTATTTCCGTGCCTTCATGGGTCTGATGCTGGGTGCCGAGAAGCCCAGTCCAGGCATGACACCAAACTTGTCTCTTTTGCGGCTTCTCTTCAGGGACAAGGGAATCCGTGACCACCTCCTCAAGCAGGTCGAAGCCCACAAGGATGTTGCTCTAGAGGCTGCCATTCGTGAGGCGGAGGGCGCCAACGGCGAGACCGCCCTCAAGAACATGGCTCCTTATATCACCAGCAAGTTCACCCGCTTCACCAGTGACGAGGTCCTACGAAATCTCACTTGCCAAAACCGCATGGTGGATCTCGCCTCCGCCATTGCAGAGCAGAAGATCCTTCTGATCAAGCTCGGCCGTGGCAGGATCGGCGACATCTCCGCGGGCCTCCTGGCCAGCATGGTGATCTCTCGGCTGCGCTGGGCTGTCATGAAACGCGGGGCCCACAAGGGACCTCCCATCCATGTCTACGCTGACGAATTCCAATCTTTCGCGGACCATCGTATTGGTGAACTGCTGTCGGAGGCCAGAAAGTTCGGGTTGCGGCTGACTTTGGCGCACCAGTTCGCTGCCCAACTTCCCCCGGAGATTCTCCAGGCGGTAGTCGGGAATGTCGGCACCATTATCGCTTGTCGGGTAGGTGCCTCCGATGCGGAGTCCCTGGAGAGAATTTTCACCCCCACCTTCAAGCGGCGGGACCTGGTCGCCTTGCCCAACTTCAACGCCTATGTCCGGAGCCTGGGCAGCCTCGGGCAGTCCCCATTTAGCGTCATATTGCCTCCTCCACCTAAGGCCGGCGACAAGGCCTTGGCGGCCGATCATATCAACGCCTCCAGAGCAAGGTACGGACGCGACCTCAAGACCATCCAGGAAGAATTCCAGGCTGTCTACGAACGGTACCAGATGTGCGGAATGCCGATCCTACCCTTGAGCGAAATCTGA
- a CDS encoding type IV toxin-antitoxin system AbiEi family antitoxin, which produces MSSGISPTRWKPPKSSRPPLLIHADLLNIGDPRTHEEAKRIHELYLAWPETSPRSATGPPATGPG; this is translated from the coding sequence ATGTCCTCTGGGATTTCCCCCACACGCTGGAAGCCCCCGAAGTCATCGCGCCCCCCGCTGCTGATCCACGCGGACCTCCTGAATATCGGCGATCCTCGCACCCACGAGGAAGCCAAGAGAATCCATGAGCTCTACCTGGCTTGGCCTGAAACATCCCCTAGATCAGCGACTGGACCGCCTGCTACGGGACCCGGATGA
- a CDS encoding HipA domain-containing protein: MASSALTARSLPGLNAQTIRALFKGTRIPLTQVAKKAGVAPGVVLSVIQRQASLPAPGEPTTHILKPAIPSYPGTTANEAFVMRLAAEMGLPVAKVEARRLFAERGLQTFLLVERYDRDHQHGRVVRLHQEDFCQALGLTSAYKYENHLGPGLARCRRLLLDHSEKPGADARDFIDAVMFNLIVGNGDAHAKNFSFLFTPKGIRLAPLYDLLSTVYYPGLSMGMAMSIDGRFRFADMDRQALESGAKAIGLNRTFLTKRLDLLRDKLPGAANRAAAGLLGQGLDDAVLERLVCERADRLRP; this comes from the coding sequence ATGGCATCCTCTGCCCTAACCGCTAGGTCCCTGCCCGGCCTGAACGCCCAGACCATCCGGGCTTTGTTCAAGGGAACCCGGATCCCGCTCACGCAGGTGGCCAAGAAGGCAGGGGTCGCGCCCGGGGTTGTCCTCAGCGTCATTCAGCGACAGGCGAGCCTCCCGGCCCCCGGCGAGCCCACGACCCACATCCTGAAACCCGCCATCCCCAGCTACCCGGGAACCACGGCAAACGAGGCCTTCGTGATGCGTCTGGCGGCCGAGATGGGTCTTCCAGTCGCCAAGGTGGAGGCCCGACGGCTGTTCGCCGAGCGAGGCCTCCAGACCTTTCTGCTTGTAGAGAGATACGACCGTGATCACCAACACGGCAGGGTGGTCCGCCTCCACCAGGAAGACTTCTGCCAGGCTCTGGGCCTCACCTCGGCCTACAAGTACGAGAACCACCTGGGGCCCGGCCTGGCCCGGTGCCGGAGGCTGCTTCTCGACCACAGCGAGAAGCCGGGCGCCGATGCACGCGACTTCATAGACGCTGTCATGTTCAACCTCATCGTTGGCAACGGCGATGCCCATGCGAAGAACTTCTCCTTCCTCTTCACACCGAAGGGGATCCGCCTTGCCCCGCTGTACGACCTGCTCTCCACGGTCTACTACCCGGGGCTGTCCATGGGGATGGCCATGTCCATCGATGGGCGATTCCGCTTCGCGGACATGGACCGGCAGGCCCTGGAATCCGGCGCCAAGGCCATCGGGCTCAACAGGACCTTCCTCACCAAGCGCCTGGACCTCCTCCGCGACAAGCTCCCGGGCGCTGCCAACAGGGCTGCGGCAGGGCTTCTGGGGCAGGGGCTCGACGATGCCGTGCTGGAGCGGCTGGTCTGCGAGAGGGCAGATCGCCTCAGGCCGTAG